The segment ACCCTCCGCACGGACGGCGGCATGAAAACCGGCGAGGACATCGCCATCGCCACGTTACTCGGCGCCGAGGAATACAACTTCGGCACCGCCGCGATGATCGCGATGGGCTGCGTTTACGTCCGCCAGTGCCACCTGAACACCTGTCCGGTCGGCGTCGCCACCCTTGACGACCGCCTCCGCGGCAAGTTCAAGGGCAAGCCGGAGCACGTCGTGAACTTCTTCAATGGGGTCGCCGCCGAAATGCGCGAAATCATGGCCAGCCTCGGCTTCCGCACGGTCGACGAGATGATCGGGCACGTCGAATGTCTGCGCCAGAAGGCGATTCCCGAGCATCCGAAAGCGAATACCCTCGACCTTTCCAAGCTCCTCGTGGATGTCTCCAGCGATGACCCCACGGCCGCTCGCCATGCCACTCGCGAGCGGAACGATGGCCCTGAGGATCAGACACTTGACGAGATTATTCTGCAGGATGCGAAAGAAGCCATCAACGACATCAAGCCGATCAGCCTCGATTACAAGATCAAGAACACCAACCGCTCGGTCGGCACGCAGGTGTCCGGTGAGATCGGTTACCAATATGGTGCGGAAGGGCTTCCCGAGGGCACGGTGGAATTGAAGTTCGAAGGGTCCGCGGGCCAGAGCCTCGGCGCCTTCCTGTCGCCGGGCGTTCGCCTGATCCTCACCGGTGAAGCCAACGACTATGTCGGCAAGGTCATGAGCGGTGGCGAGATCATCATCAAGCCGCGTCCGAACTCGAGCTTCCTTGCGAAGGACAACAGCATCCTCGGAAACACCGTGATGTATGGCGCCACCGGCGGCAGATTGTTCGCCAATGGCCGGGCCGGCGAGCGGTTCTGTGTGCGGAACTCGGGCGGCACCGCCGTCGTCGAGGGCGTGGGTGACCACGGCTGTGAATACATGACCAACGGCACCATCGTCATCCTCGGCCCGACCGGAAAGAATTTCGGCGCGGGAATGACGGGCGGCGCTGCTTACGTGCTCGATGCCGCCGGGGAGTTCCCGGCCAAGCTGAATCCCCAGCTAGTCGTGGCGGATCGCCTGAGCGCGGACGAAGACATCGCCACGCTGAAGGCCCTCGTCGAGAAGCACGCGGAGGTCACCGAAAGTGCCCAGGCGAAGGATCTCCTCGCGGATTGGAACAACGCCAAGGCGCTGTTTTGGAAGGTTTCGCCGAAGATCCCTGATGCGCCGCCAGCGCCGAGGGGCGAAAAGGCGGACGGCCCGGACAACGAGTCCAAGCAGACGATCACGGAAAACGTGACCGTGTCTCGCTAGGCGCTGCCGGTCACTCGAAGAATCTGCGCGTCCCCGATGAGGGGACGCGCTTTTCTTTTTCGCGGCGGGCTCAAAGTTCCCGGGGGCGAACGGTTGAGAAACCCAAGCCGACCCGATTGGTTTGATTTTCGTGCGCTACTTGCCGGCGCGCTGCCGCGTCCGCTCCGCGAGAATCACCACCGCTACGAGGAGCAGGCCAGGCAGCGCAATGGCCACGCCGCCGGGCAGGCGGTGGTTTAAGCCGCCCAGCACCGCCCCCCCGAAATACGCGGCCCAGGTGAGGAGGGGAAGCCAGGGCGTCTCCCGGGCGGGCGGCAGATCGGACATTGGCCCCCGAATTTTCCGGACGAGCCGGCTAATTCCCGTCGTGAGCGTGCCGGTGACAAAGACCGTGGAGACGCCCGAGACACCGACCTGCTGCACGGCGGCGCTTTGCAGGCCCATGGCCGCCGATGTTGCCGCGACGAGACCGGGAAGAAACTGGCCGCCACTCAGGGCGATCACTCCGGCGCTCGCGAGCACCAATGCGGCGGCGAGAGCCAGCGCCATGCTGATCCGGGATGACCACCCCGGCCTGGGCGCGGCCACCAGCCAGGAGCCCACCGCCGCTCCCGCGCAAAATCCGCCGAAGGCGATGCCGGCGAGGGCTGCGCCACCGCCATGAGAGATCGCGATTGCGAGCACGACCGAGTTCCCGGTCATGTTGGCCGGGAAAACCCCGGCATCGATGAAGGCGATCGCATCCACGCAACCGGCCGCGAGACTGAGGAGGAGCAGACGAATGGCCAGCGGAAAGTCACGCGCGTCGTTCACGATGCGAACGGCTTAACGCGTTGTCGGGGGAAGATCGAGCGATTTGGCCCGACAACGGCCGAAGGGTTACACCGACGACCAGAGCGTGTTCGTCAGGCCGGAGGATCGGTAAAAGCTGCGCAGGAAAGTCCGCAGCTGAACCGAGAGATCGGGAAAGGCCACGTCGGGCGCGCGGCACTCCTCCAGCAGGTCGTTGAATCCCGGCAAGGTCTCCGGATGCGTTGTCTCGGCCGTTTTTCGGTATCCCATGCTCCAGTCCGGAAACGATCGCCGCGTCGTGGGGCCTCTCAGCAGGCAGATGACATTCCGATGGCGCGAATCCTTCAGAAGGCGTTCGCGGTAAAGCCATTCGATCGTCTCCCGCGCTCCCTCGATGACCTCGAGGAAATTCCCTTCGTGGTAAAGCAACAGGCCGGTGATGCCTCGTCGCTCGTTGTTTCTCCGACAGGTCACGAGCAAATTCGCGAGCTCCTGATTCGAGAGAAGGCGGGTCGCCGAACTCACGAATGTCAGTTGGAAAAGGTCGCGCTCGGGAGGGAAATCCATCTGAAGAAGAGGATTGGTAGCAAACTATCCGAATATTTCTGACGCGAAAGCGAATTATCCCATGAAGGAGAGGGAGTGAAACCCGAGGCACCACGACAAAAGACTCGTGCGGGCGTCGGCTTTGACGGAAAACGAAGGATCGATGCACTTTCTCGTTTCTGGTCTGATCCTGCTCTTCTGCCTGCCGGCATTCTTTGTCGAAGCCCGATTTCTCAAGGCCATCGTCGCCCTCGCGATCCTTGCGTTTGTCGGCGGGGCGCTGGCCCTGACGTGGGCAACCTGCTGGATTCCGGCCGATTTCCTCACGGCGCATCCCGAACTCGCGGATACCCCGCTGCATCCAACGGTCGCGACAGCTCTGGGTGGCATCCTCGTTCTTTTCGGTCTGGGCCTGGCCCTCGCTCTGGGCACGCGAGTGCTTTATCGACACCTCCGCATCATCAAGGACTAGGTCGCGCCCTGAAGCGGAGCCCGTTCCATTTGGGGATCACATCCTCCTTGCAGGTCCTGAAAGCGTGGCGGATAAGGGATCGAAACGCACTCCGTCGCGAGCCTGTCTGGTCGCGAGGCAACCCTCGACTTCAGAATCCATGAGCACCATTACGACGCAGGACGGCACGGAAATCTATTACAAGGACTGGGGCTCGGGAGAGCCGGTGGTGTTCAGCCACGGCTGGCCGCTCAATGGCGACGCCTGGGAGAACCAGATGATGTTTCTCGCCTCTCACGGATACCGCTGCATCGCGCATGATCGCCGCGGCCACGGGCGCTCGAGCCAGCCCTGGGACGGCAACGAGATGGACACCTACGCCGATGATCTGCTGGCCCTTTTCGAGGCGCTCGACCTCACGGGAGTGACGATGATCGGCCATTCCACCGGCGGCGGCGAGGTGGCGCGGTTCATCGGTCGACACGGCACCTCGCGGGTGGCGAAGGCGGTGCTCGTGGGCGCGGTGCCCCCGTTGATGGTGAAGACCGAGGCAAATCCCGGCGGCCTGCCGATCGAGGTCTTCGACGGCTTCCGCGCCGCCTTTCTGGCGGATCGCGCCCAGTTTTTCATGGATGTGGCGAGCGGCCCCTTCTACGGCTTCAACCGGGCCGGCGCAAAGGTCTCGCAGGGCCTCATCCACACCTGGTGGATGCAGGGAATGATGTGCGGCGCGAAGAACGCGTATGACTGCATCAAGGCGTTTTCGGAAACGGACTTCACGGAGGACCTCAAGAAGTTCGACGTGCCGACGCTCATCATTCACGGCGACGACGATCAGATCGTGCCGATCGGCGCCTCGGCGCTGGCGGCGGTGAAACTCGTGCCGAACGCGACGCTCAAGATCTACCCCGGCGGCACGCACGCTCTCGGGGACACGAGCAAGGACCAGCTCAACGCCGATTTGCTGGCCTTTCTAAAAAGCTGATCGCCGATTCCGGCAGGGACCCGTCGTTTACGAGACGAGGCGCAGGGTGAGGGGATAGCGGTAGAACCGGCCCTCGGAGGCACGCACGGCGGCAAGGATCGAACAAACGATCGACCCGATTGCCAGGATGGGAAGCAGCAGGATTCCGATGAAAATCATGACGAGCAGCATCGAGACGAAGGCGTAGAGATAGACGCTGATATGAAAGTTGAGCGCCTCGCGGGCGTGGTCCGCCACCAGCGGTGAGTCGTGGCGTTTCACGAGATAAACGACGAGCGGCAGGATGAAACCGATTCCCAGCAGGAGGGAAAGGTGGCAGAGCACGATCCACAGCTTGTCGTCCTTACCGGCAGGAGGAGCGGAGACGGGAGGAATCGGCGGCGGAGTCTCATCCATAGATGACGCAGATTGAAAGCGAAGTCTGGCTGCGAATCAACGCAGGAATCGCAACGGCCGCTCACTCTCGCGATCACGGGCCGTCTTTTCGGGTACCCTGGTCGCGTAGAAATTCGCACGCCTGAGACTCGCGAGGCTGTATCTGGGACGGGCTGATGGATTGTTCACGAACTGCACAAGCGCGTTCATCGGCGGGCCGGGAGTGAAGCCGGTGATGTGACCACTCCGCGGGAAATTCAGCACGAAGCTGTTCGGAAGACGGGCGGCGACCACCTTCGCGCCATCCGGAGGAGTCTGCGCCTCCATGTCGCCGCTGAGGAGAAGGGTCGGAATCGTGCTACTGAGCGGATTGCGCGTTGCCTGCGGAAAGTAGGGGACCTGCCACGCCCGCACGCCAAAGATCACCGAGAGACTGGATGGCGCGTTCGCCTCGCGGAAAACGATG is part of the Chthoniobacterales bacterium genome and harbors:
- a CDS encoding YoaK family protein, translated to MNDARDFPLAIRLLLLSLAAGCVDAIAFIDAGVFPANMTGNSVVLAIAISHGGGAALAGIAFGGFCAGAAVGSWLVAAPRPGWSSRISMALALAAALVLASAGVIALSGGQFLPGLVAATSAAMGLQSAAVQQVGVSGVSTVFVTGTLTTGISRLVRKIRGPMSDLPPARETPWLPLLTWAAYFGGAVLGGLNHRLPGGVAIALPGLLLVAVVILAERTRQRAGK
- a CDS encoding BLUF domain-containing protein; this translates as MDFPPERDLFQLTFVSSATRLLSNQELANLLVTCRRNNERRGITGLLLYHEGNFLEVIEGARETIEWLYRERLLKDSRHRNVICLLRGPTTRRSFPDWSMGYRKTAETTHPETLPGFNDLLEECRAPDVAFPDLSVQLRTFLRSFYRSSGLTNTLWSSV
- a CDS encoding alpha/beta hydrolase — translated: MSTITTQDGTEIYYKDWGSGEPVVFSHGWPLNGDAWENQMMFLASHGYRCIAHDRRGHGRSSQPWDGNEMDTYADDLLALFEALDLTGVTMIGHSTGGGEVARFIGRHGTSRVAKAVLVGAVPPLMVKTEANPGGLPIEVFDGFRAAFLADRAQFFMDVASGPFYGFNRAGAKVSQGLIHTWWMQGMMCGAKNAYDCIKAFSETDFTEDLKKFDVPTLIIHGDDDQIVPIGASALAAVKLVPNATLKIYPGGTHALGDTSKDQLNADLLAFLKS
- a CDS encoding DUF4870 domain-containing protein, with product MDETPPPIPPVSAPPAGKDDKLWIVLCHLSLLLGIGFILPLVVYLVKRHDSPLVADHAREALNFHISVYLYAFVSMLLVMIFIGILLLPILAIGSIVCSILAAVRASEGRFYRYPLTLRLVS